From Arachis stenosperma cultivar V10309 chromosome 2, arast.V10309.gnm1.PFL2, whole genome shotgun sequence, one genomic window encodes:
- the LOC130963296 gene encoding uncharacterized protein LOC130963296 — MRTYRWPFNSPFIVLDVFLHCKPTPPPQGGAYCCRPSHSKFAIRHLASLVLQVFNPCSLSPSAVASSSSASVVFVCSATLPSLFVCRSRSRLRSRSSSFAFARRSPFAFTRCSPFEFAFVWKPRCSASNSATNPRAPLVELLSVVPADQDCYELSAEYERKHKTEKLEELGNMLTGLDAGDSIVIAKSFSHMLNLANLAEEVQIAYRRRIKLLKKGDFADENSAITESDIEETFKRLVTELKKSPQEVFDALKKQTVDLVLTAHPTQSVRRSLLQKHGRAGRIP, encoded by the exons ATGAGAACTTACAGATGGCCATTCAATTCTCCATTTATTGTGCTCGATGTTTTTCTG CACTGTAAGCCTACACCACCGCCACAAGGAGGGGCATACTGCTGCCGTCCGTCGCACTCAAAGTTCGCCATCCGTCATCTAGCTTCCCTCGTGCTCCAAGTCTTCAACCCCTGTTCGCTGTCACCGAGCGCGGTTGCTTCCTCGAGCTCGGCGTCCGTCGTCTTTGTCTGCTCAGCCACGCTTCCGTCGCTGTTTGTTTGCCGTTCACGTTCGCGTCTTCGTTCGCGTTCTTCGTCGTTCGCGTTCGCTCGGCGTTCACCGTTCGCGTTCACTCGTTGTTCACCGTTCGAGTTCGCGTTCGTCTGGAAGCCACGTTGCTCTGCTTCAAACTCTGCGACCAACCCGCGTGCTCCACTCGTCGAACTGCTCTCTGTTGTCCCCGCC GATCAAGATTGTTATGAGCTTTCAGCTGAGTATGAAAGGAAGCATAAGACTGAGAAGTTGGAGGAACTTGGGAATATGCTAACTGGTCTTGATGCTGGGGATTCTATTGTCATTGCCAAATCATTTTCCCACATGCTTAATTTGGCTAACTTGGCAGAAGAAGTTCAAATTGCCTACCGAAGAAGGATTAAGCTATTAAAGAAGGGCGATTTTGCTGATGAGAACTCTGCCATCACTGAATCTGACATTGAAGAAACCTTCAAGAGGCTTGTGACTGAACTGAAAAAGTCCCCACAGGAAGTGTTTGATGCTTTGAAGAAGCAAACTGTAGATTTGGTCCTAACTGCTCATCCCACTCAGTCCGTTCGTCGATCTCTGCTGCAAAAGCATGGAAG GGCTGGAAGGATACCATAG
- the LOC130960916 gene encoding 3-ketoacyl-CoA synthase 4-like, with the protein MHHIPPTPSMAAAREEAENVMFGALDNLFANRKIKPKDIGVLVVNCSLFNPTPSLSAMIVNKYKLRGNIRSFNLGGMGCSAGVIAIDFAKDMLQVHRNTYDVAVSTENITQNWYFGNKKSMLIPNCLFRVGGSAVLLSNKGSVKRRAKYKLVHVVRTHKGADDKAFRCVYQKQDDDGKTGVSLSKDLMAIAGGALKINITTLGPLVLPISEQLLFFATLVVKKLLNAKVKPYIPDFKLAFDHFCIHADGRAVIDELEKNLQLLPMHVEKE; encoded by the coding sequence ATGCATCATATCCCTCCAACTCCTTCCATGGCTGCTGCAAGAGAAGAAGCTGAGAATGTTATGTTTGGTGCTTTGGATAATCTCTTTGCTAATAGAAAGATTAAGCCTAAGGATATTGGTGTTCTTGTTGTGAATTGCAGTTTGTTTAACCCAACTCCTTCACTTTCTGCAATGATTGTGAACAAGTACAAGCTTAGGGGTAACATTAGAAGCTTCAATTTGGGTGGTATGGGTTGTAGTGCAGGAGTTATAGCCATTGATTTTGCTAAGGACATGCTTCAAGTTCATAGGAACACTTATGATGTTGCTGTTAGCACTGAGAACATTACTCAGAATTGGTACTTTGGGAACAAGAAATCTATGCTGATCCCAAATTGTTTGTTCCGTGTTGGTGGTTCTGCTGTTTTGTTGTCCAACAAAGGCTCTGTTAAGAGAAGAGCAAAGTACAAGCTTGTTCATGTTGTGAGGACTCATAAGGGTGCTGATGATAAAGCTTTCAGGTGTGTGTATCAAAAACAAGATGATGATGGCAAAACTGGTGTTTCTCTCTCAAAGGATCTTATGGCTATTGCTGGTGGGGCTTTGAAGATTAACATCACAACTTTGGGGCCTCTTGTTCTTCCAATAAGTGAACAGCTTCTGTTCTTTGCTACTTTGGTTGTTAAGAAGCTTCTGAATGCAAAAGTGAAGCCTTATATACCTGATTTCAAGCTTGCATTTGATCATTTCTGCATTCATGCTGATGGGAGAGCTGTGATTGATGAGCTTGAGAAGAATCTCCAGCTTCTGCCTATGCATGTTGAGAAAGAATGA
- the LOC130960915 gene encoding UPF0481 protein At3g47200-like: MRSDFSWMIPVEVMLGALDHEEVHSCSISKIPPMLRAPNEDAYKPKLVSLGPWHKGATRQLLLMEEAKLRYMRDFLERRETGTDTRTSELRLRDCAVDMISMDKAITACYSGDTEMDSHELSRIMIVDGCFLLELLIRLGYYMSKKNSNDDDDDDDSYLGDPLFETEEKVRSVLNDIVMLENQIPLIVLKKLYYNVFPDEDIEVKDDHRVANIVFGAFGYTPVRISSGAAHILHLIHLATVEERDQLEKKRGVKASQELKRCATRLRASGITIRTAANSKGNGKVPDLFEDIFDFDIRFNEKDKVLEIPALRIKETTEVRWRNLVAWEQSRIWVKRKYTSYAFFFKGLICCKHDIELLEKKGVIVNDSKKKKEELLSMFRKICKGSEHMDPGYGGICECLNQYEAESRNAFRGLGIRSWHRCRKVFEILMYYVWNWYDALIRDHIPTVWKFIGVVAAIVLLVLTIMQTYYSARSSG, from the coding sequence ATGCGATCAGACTTCAGTTGGATGATTCCGGTGGAAGTGATGCTGGGTGCTCTGGACCATGAAGAAGTCCATTCATGCAGCATTTCAAAGATTCCACCAATGCTTCGAGCCCCCAACGAGGACGCTTACAAGCCAAAGCTGGTGTCCTTAGGACCCTGGCACAAGGGAGCAACACGCCAGCTTCTCCTAATGGAAGAAGCAAAACTGCGCTACATGCGCGACTTTCTTGAAAGAAGAGAAACTGGAACGGATACAAGAACATCAGAACTCAGGCTTCGGGATTGCGCCGTTGACATGATCAGTATGGACAAAGCGATTACTGCCTGCTACAGCGGCGACACAGAGATGGATTCCCATGAGCTCTCCAGGATAATGATTGTCGACGGTTGCTTCTTGTTGGAGCTTCTCATAAGACTTGGTTATTACATGTCGAAGAAGAAcagcaatgatgatgatgatgatgatgatagctATTTGGGTGATCCTCTCTTTGAAACAGAGGAGAAGGTAAGATCTGTACTCAACGACATCGTGATGCTCGAGAACCAAATACCCTTGATCGTTCTCAAGAAGTTGTACTACAATGTCTTCCCTGATGAAGACATTGAAGTCAAAGATGACCACCGCGTTGCCAACATCGTGTTCGGTGCTTTCGGTTACACTCCGGTAAGAATCTCTTCAGGTGCCGCTCACATACTCCACCTCATTCATCTGGCCACGGTTGAAGAACGTGACCAGTtagagaagaagagaggggTAAAAGCGTCTCAAGAGCTAAAGCGGTGCGCTACTAGGCTCCGGGCTTCCGGAATAACCATTCGAACCGCCGCAAATAGCAAAGGCAACGGTAAAGTTCCGGATCTGTTTGAAGATATTTTTGACTTCGACATAAGATTTAACGAAAAAGATAAGGTGCTGGAAATTCCGGCTCTTCGTATCAAGGAAACGACGGAAGTGAGGTGGAGGAATTTGGTTGCTTGGGAGCAGAGCAGGATTTGGGTGAAAAGGAAGTACACTTCGTATGCTTTTTTCTTCAAAGGTTTGATATGTTGCAAGCACGACATTGAACTGCTTGAGAAGAAGGGAGTGATAGTGAACGATagcaagaagaaaaaagaagaattgcTAAGTATGTTTCGGAAAATCTGCAAGGGTTCTGAACACATGGATCCAGGTTATGGCGGAATTTGTGAGTGCTTGAACCAGTATGAGGCGGAATCCAGGAACGCGTTTCGTGGATTGGGTATAAGGAGTTGGCACAGGTGCAGGAAGGTTTTTGAAATTCTTATGTACTATGTGTGGAATTGGTATGATGCTTTGATCCGTGATCATATCCCTACAGTGTGGAAATTCATAGGAGTTGTGGCAGCTATTGTTCTGCTTGTTCTTACCATCATGCAGACATATTATTCAGCTCGTTCTAGTGGCTAG